The Lacipirellulaceae bacterium genome contains a region encoding:
- a CDS encoding galactitol-1-phosphate 5-dehydrogenase — MKALLLTAEKQLEVSELPEPELTADAVLIRVAACGICGSDVHGYDGSSGRRIPPLVMGHEAAGVVEQVGSEVTNVAVGDRVTFDSTVYCGACEFCKKGKINLCDNRQVLGVSCGDYRRHGAFAEFVTVPSRIVYKLPDGLAFEQAALIEAVSVAVHAVANHTPEGEKIDANDAAVVVGVGMIGLLIVQALKAAGCETIYAVDVDDDRLELAKQFGASEGFNAKQVNATEEILKLTGGVGVPIALEAVGATATIQTAIESAAKGATVTLVGNISPTVEVPLQSVVTREITLAGSCASAGEYPLCMELMASGAIDVAPLISATAPLEQGAAWFNRLYDREPGLMKVVLTP, encoded by the coding sequence ATGAAAGCACTACTCCTCACCGCCGAGAAGCAATTAGAAGTCTCCGAATTGCCGGAGCCAGAATTGACTGCTGATGCTGTGTTGATTCGCGTTGCCGCCTGTGGAATCTGCGGCAGCGACGTGCATGGCTACGATGGCAGCAGCGGACGTCGTATTCCTCCGTTGGTGATGGGCCATGAAGCGGCAGGAGTGGTTGAGCAAGTCGGTAGCGAAGTCACTAATGTTGCGGTTGGCGATCGGGTCACGTTCGATTCGACTGTCTACTGCGGAGCGTGCGAGTTCTGCAAAAAAGGGAAGATCAACCTCTGCGATAACCGTCAGGTGCTTGGCGTCTCGTGCGGGGACTACCGTCGCCATGGGGCCTTTGCTGAATTCGTTACCGTTCCCTCGCGGATTGTTTACAAGCTCCCCGATGGCTTAGCGTTTGAGCAAGCCGCACTCATCGAAGCGGTATCGGTTGCCGTGCACGCCGTCGCGAATCACACGCCAGAGGGTGAGAAGATCGATGCCAACGATGCGGCCGTCGTGGTGGGCGTCGGAATGATCGGGTTGCTAATCGTTCAAGCACTGAAAGCCGCCGGCTGCGAGACGATCTACGCGGTTGACGTTGATGACGACCGACTGGAACTTGCTAAGCAGTTTGGTGCCAGCGAAGGATTCAACGCCAAACAGGTCAATGCCACGGAAGAGATTCTCAAGCTTACCGGCGGTGTCGGCGTGCCAATCGCGTTGGAAGCAGTCGGTGCTACGGCGACGATTCAGACGGCTATTGAGTCGGCGGCCAAAGGAGCCACCGTGACGCTTGTGGGGAATATTTCTCCAACCGTGGAAGTCCCCCTCCAATCGGTCGTGACTCGCGAAATCACGCTTGCTGGCTCGTGCGCATCAGCGGGCGAATATCCCCTGTGCATGGAACTGATGGCGAGCGGAGCGATCGATGTCGCTCCATTGATTTCTGCGACGGCTCCCCTGGAACAAGGAGCCGCTTGGTTCAATCGCTTGTACGATCGCGAGCCAGGTTTGATGAAAGTGGTACTCACTCCTTAA
- a CDS encoding SLC13 family permease, translating to MPPLLILAIAVALVLGLILVLRLNAFIALISVAVVVSLLAPGELEEKIPRVAVAFGVSAGKIGIPIAMAAIIGSCLLASGAADRIVRGMLSLFGEKRGATALAASGFTLSIPVFFDTVFFLLVPLAKSLYQQTKQHYLKYLLAIGAGGAVAHTLIPPTPGPLMVASELDVDVGLMMLVGIAVGLPSMGIGLLVAGWLDRHLVLTHPPKFEQSEESQEPNETAAEDPGLFVSSLPIVLPVLLVASQTILKRLAERSPENHQLEHMVQVASLLGNPNFALLLAAAIALGIYVFFKRPTRKEVTELVDEALMSGGVIVLITAAGGAFGAMLQVAEIGTAIKDSFATAEAGGMALLWLAFGIASLMKVSQGSGTTAMITSSAMLAAMLEGQSLAYNPVYLAQAIGCGALFGVWMNDSGFWLFCRMGGLTESEGLKTWTVILAVIGITSMLLTVGMATAFPMAEVAAN from the coding sequence ATGCCGCCGCTTCTCATCCTTGCCATTGCCGTAGCACTTGTCCTGGGGCTGATTCTGGTACTGCGTTTGAACGCGTTCATCGCCTTAATCAGCGTCGCGGTCGTTGTCAGTCTTCTCGCCCCCGGTGAATTGGAAGAGAAAATACCACGGGTAGCGGTCGCTTTTGGTGTTTCCGCTGGCAAAATTGGAATTCCGATCGCCATGGCCGCGATTATCGGCAGTTGCTTGTTGGCGTCCGGCGCTGCGGATCGAATCGTCCGCGGCATGCTGAGCCTGTTTGGTGAGAAGCGAGGGGCGACAGCGCTGGCCGCAAGTGGCTTTACGCTATCGATCCCTGTCTTCTTCGACACGGTCTTCTTTCTCTTGGTACCGTTGGCGAAGTCGCTCTATCAGCAAACCAAGCAACATTACCTGAAATACCTGCTGGCGATCGGGGCGGGTGGTGCCGTAGCGCACACGCTCATTCCACCGACGCCGGGGCCGCTGATGGTGGCTAGCGAACTCGATGTCGACGTCGGCCTCATGATGCTCGTCGGTATTGCTGTCGGTTTACCTTCGATGGGAATTGGCTTGCTCGTCGCCGGCTGGCTTGACCGCCATCTTGTCTTGACGCATCCCCCGAAGTTCGAGCAGAGTGAAGAGTCGCAAGAACCAAATGAAACAGCTGCCGAAGATCCAGGGCTCTTTGTTTCGTCGCTACCGATCGTTTTACCCGTGCTGCTTGTTGCCTCTCAGACGATCCTCAAAAGACTCGCGGAGCGATCTCCAGAGAACCACCAGCTTGAACACATGGTTCAGGTGGCGTCGCTGTTAGGCAATCCTAACTTTGCTCTACTGTTAGCGGCAGCAATTGCCCTAGGGATTTACGTTTTCTTTAAGCGACCGACTCGCAAGGAAGTTACCGAGCTCGTTGATGAGGCGCTGATGAGCGGTGGCGTGATCGTTCTGATCACTGCGGCTGGCGGCGCCTTCGGGGCAATGTTGCAGGTGGCTGAGATTGGAACGGCAATCAAGGATTCGTTTGCCACAGCAGAGGCGGGAGGAATGGCCCTGCTTTGGCTAGCGTTCGGTATCGCCAGCCTAATGAAAGTCAGTCAAGGCTCAGGGACGACTGCGATGATCACCTCCAGTGCGATGCTGGCAGCGATGCTGGAAGGACAATCCTTAGCCTACAATCCCGTCTACCTAGCCCAAGCAATTGGTTGCGGTGCGTTGTTCGGCGTATGGATGAACGACAGTGGGTTTTGGCTCTTCTGCCGGATGGGCGGCCTGACCGAGAGCGAAGGACTCAAGACCTGGACGGTCATCCTGGCTGTCATCGGCATTACCTCCATGCTGCTGACGGTAGGTATGGCCACCGCTTTCCCAATGGCGGAAGTCGCCGCAAACTGA
- a CDS encoding glucose 1-dehydrogenase codes for MTENPFDLSGKVAIVTGASRGLGQEFGRALAEAGADLVITSRSLDSLVEFQSEIEALGRRAVPVELDVQSYDSIQRMAEAAKNAFGKIDILVNNAGCNVRKPALDVTWEDWNLVLDTNLRGTFFVAQAIGRSMVEQGSGRIINIGSVTSVAGYAGLGPYCASRGGVKQLTMSLADDWGPSGVTVNCLAPGWFRTEQNKVLYENQEWLDYLVDRIPLRRPGQPGDLRGAVVFLASDASQYVTGQTLLVDGGISTGATRATVADK; via the coding sequence GTGACAGAAAATCCGTTTGATCTTTCGGGAAAAGTGGCAATCGTCACGGGCGCAAGTCGTGGCCTCGGGCAAGAGTTTGGTCGCGCGCTGGCCGAAGCAGGGGCAGATCTGGTAATTACCAGCCGGAGTCTCGATTCGCTTGTTGAGTTTCAGAGTGAAATCGAAGCGCTAGGTCGTCGCGCTGTGCCGGTCGAGCTTGACGTGCAAAGCTATGACAGCATTCAGCGAATGGCTGAGGCGGCGAAGAACGCTTTCGGCAAGATTGACATCTTGGTGAACAACGCCGGCTGCAATGTGCGCAAGCCCGCTTTGGATGTCACTTGGGAGGACTGGAATCTGGTCCTCGACACAAACCTCCGAGGCACGTTTTTTGTCGCACAAGCAATCGGTCGCAGTATGGTCGAGCAAGGCTCAGGCCGCATCATCAACATCGGCTCGGTGACTTCGGTCGCCGGGTATGCCGGCTTGGGACCCTACTGTGCCAGTCGGGGCGGTGTAAAACAGCTGACCATGAGTCTCGCTGACGATTGGGGGCCGAGCGGTGTGACCGTCAATTGCCTCGCCCCCGGTTGGTTCCGCACCGAACAGAATAAAGTGCTCTACGAGAACCAAGAATGGCTCGATTACCTCGTCGACCGCATTCCCTTGCGACGCCCCGGCCAGCCCGGCGACCTGCGAGGTGCGGTTGTCTTTCTCGCTTCGGATGCGAGCCAATACGTGACGGGTCAAACCCTCTTGGTCGATGGCGGGATCTCCACAGGAGCCACCCGTGCGACGGTCGCCGATAAGTGA
- a CDS encoding sulfatase: MKHRLLFCLAALSVSSVVPKFVVGDDAAAKRSIQPNIVLIIADDMNWNDCGAYGHPAIRTPNIDRLAAEGLLFKHAYLTTSSCSPSRSSLITGKYPHNTGAEQLHWPLPEGTRTFVQELKHQGYYCASAGKWHLGDAVRDHFDRIYDASMAGFVLPTGDDNKPGKMVAKKPSGCENWERALDDRPKDKPFFMWLAALDPHRSYEEGTLDPPHKLEDVIVPPHLPDVPDVREDLRSYYDEIGRLDKYVGKVMKKLEDQGVADNTLVLFITDNGRPFPRDKTTLYDGGIRTPWIVRWPARVKPTSTTNALVSAVDLAPTFLELAGSTEDASLMVEGESFAKVLSHPELPHREFAFGEDHWHDYEDHARCVVTHQFKLIRNDYVDLAPTPSADAGRGLSWLAMQKLHSEGKLKPHQQTCFDAPRPKWELYDLERDPGELDNRMDDPAYESVRDRLAAALDEWSKATNDFMPSRRTPDEFHRSTGLPDHSVRMRPRRSKLEMFGTNGKY, from the coding sequence ATGAAACATCGACTTTTGTTTTGCCTAGCCGCGCTATCGGTCAGTTCCGTAGTTCCGAAGTTCGTCGTTGGCGATGATGCTGCCGCGAAACGAAGCATCCAGCCAAATATCGTTCTGATCATCGCCGACGATATGAACTGGAACGATTGCGGCGCTTACGGCCATCCGGCAATTCGCACGCCGAACATCGACCGGCTGGCGGCCGAGGGTTTGCTCTTCAAGCATGCGTATCTCACGACCAGTTCTTGCAGTCCCTCGCGATCAAGCCTGATCACAGGAAAATATCCTCACAACACAGGAGCGGAACAACTCCACTGGCCGCTGCCTGAGGGGACACGCACCTTTGTCCAAGAGCTAAAGCATCAAGGCTACTATTGTGCTTCAGCCGGGAAGTGGCATTTGGGTGATGCCGTGAGGGATCATTTCGATCGAATCTATGACGCTTCGATGGCTGGCTTTGTCTTACCGACCGGTGACGACAACAAGCCCGGCAAGATGGTCGCCAAGAAGCCGAGTGGTTGCGAAAACTGGGAACGCGCCCTGGATGATCGTCCGAAAGACAAGCCCTTCTTCATGTGGCTGGCAGCGCTCGACCCACACCGGTCTTACGAGGAAGGAACGCTCGACCCGCCGCATAAACTTGAGGACGTCATTGTGCCGCCGCACTTGCCCGACGTCCCCGATGTCCGTGAAGACCTGCGCAGTTACTACGACGAGATCGGACGCCTCGACAAGTATGTTGGTAAAGTCATGAAGAAATTGGAAGACCAAGGCGTGGCCGACAACACGCTCGTCCTCTTCATTACCGACAACGGACGACCTTTCCCACGTGACAAAACGACGCTCTACGATGGAGGCATCCGCACGCCGTGGATCGTTCGCTGGCCGGCACGCGTGAAGCCGACTTCAACAACCAACGCGCTGGTTAGTGCCGTGGACTTGGCTCCGACGTTCCTCGAACTGGCCGGGTCGACCGAAGACGCTTCACTCATGGTAGAAGGCGAGAGCTTTGCCAAAGTGCTTTCTCACCCCGAACTTCCTCACCGAGAATTTGCTTTCGGCGAGGATCACTGGCACGACTACGAAGATCATGCACGCTGCGTCGTCACCCATCAGTTCAAGCTCATTCGAAACGACTACGTCGATCTTGCTCCCACTCCCTCTGCCGACGCAGGCCGCGGCTTAAGTTGGCTGGCGATGCAGAAGCTTCATTCGGAAGGCAAGCTGAAGCCCCATCAACAGACTTGTTTCGACGCTCCTAGACCGAAATGGGAACTTTACGACCTAGAGCGAGATCCAGGCGAACTGGACAACCGCATGGACGACCCTGCCTACGAGAGCGTCCGAGATCGCTTAGCTGCAGCCCTTGATGAATGGAGCAAAGCAACCAACGACTTCATGCCATCCAGGCGAACCCCTGACGAGTTCCATCGTTCGACGGGGTTGCCTGATCACAGCGTTCGCATGCGACCGCGCCGTTCGAAGCTTGAAATGTTTGGGACCAATGGCAAGTACTAA